Proteins co-encoded in one Theileria equi strain WA chromosome 3, complete sequence genomic window:
- a CDS encoding hypothetical protein (encoded by transcript BEWA_000740A), with protein sequence MMSREGKIEIELERRFGNDNIEIDITQRNAYANVTVTTDRSPKTKDGTVLTGYIKITHILSSGFKISKITDSRNSINFDGFLNEVSTVSVFFWGTRLEKPLLVQLGDKDEYYITTDGNTWAKNQEENTNLQNALDKQNCEKNSLHVVNICKTGMSGNAYICPSCQQKQIQLTPDRSKNGRYNYVIYSHTSISSLGNVRNGNETIFPAPADVKIISVYWYNYYPLLLSYEVEENDIFKRRYYGDYDWVTENMFTKTIPVKPENIRKILEESSTPHVTLDVSHPIARLYKPAGNMLFFTVINALAEGSGFQGHKHVMTTTSLFTIKSLCYGTTKLNNITSNDKLTSVIAYYPINNTGLNSLLLVELERKSGNPKSLYFQQKDGFDENNWEKLQEGELSNENLIYKLEESSRKLPESPKQVVDGERKIEPKTSITFKEESDSQGNVININKKSTRSNNDPLGLAVGIVILCLVLLGFFRFVIRKAGPSIRTYLASRKDLLSAMKIL encoded by the coding sequence ATGATGAGCCGAGAAGGTAAAATAGAGATTGAATTAGAAAGACgttttggaaatgataaTATTGAGATTGACATTACTCAGAGAAACGCTTATGCCAACGTAACTGTTACTACAGATAGGAGTCCAAAGACAAAGGACGGGACTGTACTAACCGGATACATCAAGATAACACATATTCTGAGTTCTGGATTTAAGATAAGTAAAATTACAGACTCTAGGAACTCCATAAATTTTGATGGTTTTCTAAACGAAGTATCTACTGTTTCCGTATTCTTTTGGGGAACTAGATTAGAGAAGCCTCTCCTTGTTCAACTAggtgataaagatgaatattACATAACCACTGATGGAAATACTTGGGCAAAGAatcaagaagaaaataCGAATCTCCAAAATGCTCTTGACAAGCAAAACTGTGAAAAGAATAGCTTACACGTAgtaaatatttgtaaaactGGTATGAGTGGCAATGCCTATATATGTCCTTCCTGTCAGCAAAAACAAATTCAATTAACCCCTGATAGATCTAAAAATGGACGGTACAACTATGTGATCTACTCTCATACTTCAATTAGTAGCCTTGGAAATGTTAGGAATGGTAATGAGACAATATTCCCCGCTCCAGCAGATGTTAAAATCATATCCGTTTACTGGTATAATTACTACCCCTTACTCCTTTCATACGAGGTTGAAGAAAATGACATCTTTAAAAGAAGATATTATGGAGATTATGATTGGGTTACGGAGAATATGTTTACCAAAACTATACCTGTAAAACCTGAAAATATCAGGAAAATCCTAGAAGAATCCTCAACTCCACATGTTACTCTAGACGTTTCTCATCCGATTGCAAGATTATATAAGCCTGCTGGTAATATGCTATTCTTTACTGTTATTAATGCTTTAGCAGAAGGTTCTGGTTTCCAGGGACACAAACATGTCATGACTACAACCTCGCTGTTCACCATCAAGAGTCTCTGTTATGGAACTACCAAACTAAATAACATAACGTCAAATGACAAACTAACGAGCGTAATCGCATATTACCCTATCAATAATACAGGTCTGAATAGCCTTCTCCTTGTTGAGCTAGAAAGGAAGAGTGGTAATCCAAAATCTCTCTACTTTCAACAGAAGGACGGCTTTGACGAGAATAATTGGGAAAAACTTCAGGAAGGTGAGTTATCCAATgaaaatcttatttataagCTCGAGGAATCCAGTAGAAAACTAccagaatctccaaaacaGGTCGTTGATGGAGAACGGAAGATTGAGCCAAAAACATCTATCACTTTTAAAGAGGAATCCGACTCACAAGGGAATGttataaacataaataagAAGTCTACGCGGTCTAACAATGACCCTTTAGGTCTAGCCGTTGGAATTGTCATTCTATGCCTGGTACTCCTTGGTTTTTTCCGCTTTGTAATTCGGAAGGCTGGACCTTCAATAAGGACGTATCTAGCCAGTAGAAAAGACCTTTTATCAGCAATGAAGATTTTATAA
- a CDS encoding hypothetical protein (encoded by transcript BEWA_000730A) codes for MKILVALSNLPLLYFTLFFKNLFIGGFFQSIGKFAPYRFYILPIFYRFIHSCGAADDGEDCPKDISEDEPTIPFALDISDPDMDKISTFNGIDDGISYRQYFAKPRFQITAVTDEGTPIWIAGPGIDFVSVVLFSDEYHIILVVELDIDKYEVSKYFQRVNGEWKEISEAEYDDIVDDMMEESDESNTE; via the coding sequence ATGAAAATCCTTGTTGCTCTCTCTAACTTACCCCTACTTTATTTCACCCTCTTTTTTAAAAATCTTTTCATTGGAGGTTTTTTCCAATCAATAGGCAAATTTGCACCATACAGATTTTACATATTGCCTATTTTTTACAGGTTCATACACTCATGCGGAGCTGCAGATGATGGTGAGGATTGTCCGAAGGATATCTCTGAAGATGAACCAACAATTCCATTTGCACTCGATATTTCAGACCCAGATATGGATAAGATTTCTACGTTCAATGGGATAGACGATGGTATAAGTTACAGACAGTATTTTGCAAAACCTAGGTTTCAGATTACGGCAGTTACAGATGAAGGAACGCCAATATGGATAGCAGGGCCGGGAATTGATTTTGTTTCCGTTGTCTTATTTTCTGACGAATATCATATTATTTTGGTTGTAGAGCTTGATATTGATAAATATGAGGTCTCAAAGTATTTTCAAAGAGTcaatggagaatggaaggaaatCTCAGAGGCTGAATATGACGATATTGTTGACGACATGATGGAAGAATCAGATGAGTCTAATACTGAATAA
- a CDS encoding DNA replication licensing factor MCM4, putative (encoded by transcript BEWA_000720A) produces the protein MGRGIFMHDSDIARLPYLLDARVDKVYELFSSFISEFNVEDYSGSITLVDEDYEILESKLRFPLAKSYYGLKMFMQIEKSFKSEEENTSNKFKKFEVNLSHVRAYNELLYSLLVKYPADCISELDRIVQSFFQEILNHYFKGSGVVVDSLKLGWMPRVRLFGKPQVDLYSSLDPSDIDSLVCLKGTVLRASTVSPEITMAAFKCTGTKKVGLNATEKCTHEVYEYVIQGEVNEPLLCPQCKSRNSFTLWHNMCCFASKQLIKLLEISDTDSPQSITLYAYDDNIDEVNPGDKVEVTGIYKTSAIRINQGRRSCQSVYRTFINVINFKKEVSAQRIQIQKLSGTGGDSKLNFSSELVEKILELSKSENLYSLLVDSFAPSIEGRDDVKRGLLCQLFGASQDPQSKMRSQINILLCGDPSTAKSQLLKYVHMLVPRGVYTSGKGSSQVGLTAYVRKDPDTHEYILESGAVVLSDNGICCIDEFDKMDESARAILHEVMEQQTVTVAKAGIVATLNARTAILASANPKNSRYDKRKAVVENINLPPSLFSRFDLIYLVLDYVDASQDREIAKKICNTFSMDDVTAPPIPPELLAKYISFARAHCNPYIINESREILVAEYLKMRDVHSGSSGGAGARQLEALIRISQALAKMRLSIRVEASDAVEAVRLMRTSTFQSLIDPSSGKIDFDQLVTGYSVQETKRRGELKEQIIQALHESSAGIEKLLEKLRTKDKFLERTLVDSLITELEQEGKIHRSNQGYSINTTLV, from the coding sequence ATGGGAAGAGGAATATTTATGCATGACTCGGACATTGCAAGGCTCCCATATCTACTTGATGCTAGAGTAGACAAAGTTTACGAGCTTTTTAGCTCTTTTATCTCTGAATTCAATGTTGAGGATTATTCCGGTTCGATTACTCTTGTTGATGAAGATTATGAAATCCTCGAGTCAAAACTTAGGTTTCCTCTTGCAAAATCATATTATGGACTGAAAATGTTTATGCAGATCGAAAAAAGTTTTAAGAGTGAAGAGGAAAATACCAGTAACAAGTTTAAGAAATTTGAGGTTAACCTATCGCACGTACGTGCCTACAATGAGCTCCTATATAGTTTGCTAGTGAAATACCCAGCAGATTGTATAAGTGAACTTGACAGAATTGTCCaatcattcttccaggaGATTTTAAATCACTATTTCAAGGGATCTGGTGTTGTTGTTGACAGTTTAAAGCTTGGTTGGATGCCAAGAGTTCGTCTGTTTGGAAAGCCCCAGGTAGATTTGTACTCAAGTCTCGATCCATCAGATATTGATTCACTTGTTTGTTTGAAAGGTACTGTTCTGAGAGCATCGACAGTTTCACCTGAAATTACAATGGCTGCTTTTAAATGCACAGGAACAAAAAAGGTTGGCCTAAATGCCACCGAAAAATGTACACATGAGGTCTACGAATATGTCATTCAGGGAGAGGTAAATGAGCCTCTCCTTTGTCCTCAATGCAAATCTAGAAATAGTTTTACTCTCTGGCATAATATGTGTTGCTTTGCTTCTAAGCAACTGATTAAACTCTTGGAGATATCAGACACTGATTCTCCACAGTCGATTACACTCTATGCTTATGACGATAATATTGATGAGGTTAACCCTGGTGATAAAGTAGAGGTTACTGGAATATACAAGACATCTGCAATAAGAATTAACCAGGGTAGACGTTCGTGTCAATCTGTTTATAGgacatttataaatgttataaattttaaaaaggaagTAAGCGCACAAAGAATACAGATCCAGAAACTCAGTGGAACTGGAGGTGATTCAAAGCTTAATTTTTCATCTGAACTCgttgaaaaaattttggaactCTCAAAGAGTGAGAATTTGTACTCACTTCTTGTGGACAGTTTTGCTCCATCTATTGAGGGCCGTGATGATGTAAAGAGGGGGCTTTTGTGCCAGCTCTTTGGTGCTAGTCAGGATCCACAGAGCAAAATGCGTTCACAAATCAATATTTTGCTCTGTGGCGATCCATCTACAGCAAAATCCCAACTTCTAAAGTATGTACATATGTTGGTACCTCGCGGTGTTTACACAAGCGGCAAGGGAAGTTCACAAGTCGGTTTGACCGCTTACGTACGCAAGGATCCAGACACTCACGAATATATTTTAGAATCAGGAGCTGTAGTTCTATCTGATAATGGTATTTGCTGTATTGAtgaatttgataaaatggaTGAATCTGCACGTGCAATTTTGCATGAAGTTATGGAACAGCAAACTGTGACTGTTGCAAAGGCTGGTATTGTTGCTACCTTAAATGCAAGAACTGCAATTCTAGCTTCTGCAAACCCAAAGAATTCACGATACGATAAAAGAAAGGCTGTTGTAGAAAATATTAATCTGCCACCATCTCTATTTAGCAGATTTGATCTCATTTACCTCGTTCTAGACTATGTTGACGCATCTCAGGATAGAGAAATTGCCAAGAAAATCTGCAATACATTTTCTATGGATGATGTAACAGCTCCACCAATTCCACCAGAGTTGCTGGCCAAATACATTTCATTCGCGAGGGCTCATTGCAATCCCTACATTATCAATGAAAGTCGTGAAATTTTAGTTGCAGAGTATCTCAAGATGAGGGACGTACATAGTGGATCATCTGGTGGTGCAGGTGCACGACAGTTGGAAGCTCTGATTAGAATATCACAGGCTCTCGCAAAAATGAGACTTTCAATACGTGTAGAGGCTTCAGACGCTGTAGAAGCCGTAAGGCTTATGAGGACATCGACATTTCAATCGCTCATTGATCCAAGCTCTGGCAAAATTGACTTTGATCAACTTGTAACCGGATACTCCGTACAAGAAACAAAGAGGAGAGGGGAACTCAAGGAACAGATTATCCAGGCTCTGCATGAATCTAGTGCTGGAATTGagaaacttttggaaaagcTAAGAACAAAAGACAAGTTTTTGGAAAGGACACTAGTAGATAGTCTGATTACAGAACTCGAACAAGAGGGAAAAATTCACAGGTCCAACCAAGGATATTCTATAAATACAACCTTAGTGTGA
- a CDS encoding hypothetical protein (encoded by transcript BEWA_000760A), with protein sequence MEEEDIFEKDVKDMSSFLIVSSEEEEYVSQNAVSESARNPLSAGKVTKEDLKDQNPERGRHVTCESSDTITCDPVGTCSTRKNSGQHTSDNRKINKRHNSHLENPLSTPQRQCIDDRVYREFRLSNSLKSEEKKPIHPIVEDVGRVMCLDTGTLSILHLTEEQGREIMDTVAKNTRNSKTVRENINELLTMTHSLFQDKNLWIISDYLKELKKDTKSAIDPQTFLMGYFAENRKRIECGELHYTDEIGFNYVDKSTRELMDELHKHHIAIYNLGTKKYRERRRSRKEKEELFDKKLLEPAERPRKNMYNKREYSYDRKHIKSRCIKDDDSDYVEEYDDEEYLPHQTRQKSRVVKTTTKKSRRRILDSEEEYCTCDEGSVEARWVNLVNHSVNVNQTRKNADKITKGVDEPNSKLTKRKQTDKIETGIVNNEHHKDEDILNEDNIAETVTKEKEKNTSDSILCLKFVIVDKSGSVIKDDRLSKVYVRKTEVWGNLVTKFGDLYKLDKNQHKNVRVFIDGDRISHNRTIGKLHKQYKETGMDKNEPLIVPFCIHWPARYALHSTIV encoded by the coding sequence ATGGAAGAGGAGGatatatttgaaaaggatgtAAAGGATATGTCCTCATTCCTCATTGTATCCagtgaagaggaagaatatgTCTCTCAAAATGCAGTTTCTGAATCTGCAAGGAATCCTCTATCCGCTGGAAAGGTAACCAAAGAGGATCTAAAGGACCAAAATCCAGAAAGAGGGCGACACGTTACTTGCGAGTCTTCTGATACAATAACGTGCGATCCAGTTGGGACATGCAGTACACGTAAAAACAGCGGCCAACATACAAGTGACAATCGCAAAATAAACAAGAGACATAATTCACATTTGGAGAATCCGCTTTCCACTCCACAGCGACAGTGCATAGATGATAGGGTTTACAGGGAGTTTAGGCTCAGTAATAGCCTAAAAAGCGAAGAGAAGAAGCCCATACATCCAATTGTTGAAGATGTCGGCAGAGTAATGTGTTTGGATACCGGAACTCTATCTATTTTACATCTCACTGAAGAACAGGGACGAGAGATCATGGATACGGTAGCAAAAAACACACGTAACAGTAAAACTGTGAGGGAAAATATCAATGAACTATTAACAATGACACACAGTTTGTTCCAGGATAAGAATTTATGGATAATTTCAGATTATTTAAAAGAGCTCAAAAAGGACACAAAATCAGCCATAGATCCTCAAACATTCCTGATGGGTTATTTTGCAGAAAATAGGAAGCGTATAGAGTGCGGAGAACTTCATTATACTGACGAAATTGGATTTAATTATGTCGACAAAAGCACAAGAGAACTTATGGATGAACTCCATAAGCATCACATTGCTATTTATAACTTGGGAACTAAAAAATATCGTGAACGTAGAAGGTCTAgaaaggaaaaggaagagttGTTTGATAAAAAACTACTTGAACCAGCTGAGCGTCCCCGTAAGAACATGTACAATAAAAGAGAATATAGTTATGATAGAAAACATATCAAAAGCAGGTGTATAAAGGATGACGATAGTGATTATGTTGAAGAATATGACGATGAAGAATATCTCCCTCATCAAACTAGACAAAAAAGCAGAGTTGTAAAAACAACCACAAAAAAATCACGCAGACGTATACTCGATAGTGAAGAGGAGTATTGCACCTGTGATGAAGGATCTGTGGAAGCAAGGTGGGTAAATCTCGTGAATCATAGCGTTAATGTCAACCagacaaggaagaatgCGGACAAAATAACTAAAGGCGTAGATGAACCAAACTCTAAATTGACAAAGAGAAAGCAGACTGATAAAATAGAGACTGGAATTGTAAATAACGAGCATCATAAAGACGAAGATATATTGAACGAAGATAACATCGCAGAGACTGTCACtaaagagaaggaaaagaataCATCGGATTCTATACTTTGCTTAAAATTCGTAATTGTAGACAAAAGCGGATCAGTGATAAAGGATGATCGACTTTCCAAGGTGTATGTGAGAAAGACAGAAGTTTGGGGTAATTTAGTCACTAAATTTGGTGATTTATATAAGCTGGACAAAAATCAACATAAAAATGTCAGGGTTTTTATCGACGGAGATAGAATATCGCATAATCGTACTATAGGTAAGTTGCATAAACAATACAAAGAAACTGgaatggataaaaatgaacCGCTTATTGTGCCTTTTTGTATACATTGGCCAGCACGTTATGCCCTACATTCTACAattgtttaa
- a CDS encoding uncharacterized protein (encoded by transcript BEWA_000750A), which yields MALWGYGFNKETRNHRNRRYYGIFYLASMFTLPYFTYHFCGNTIVTKWFLKNIIPVYYPPESDPKIISRIYHSKDD from the coding sequence ATGGCGCTTTGGGGGTACGGATTTAACAAGGAGACGAGGAATCACAGGAATAGACGGTACTATGGCATTTTCTATCTCGCATCCATGTTCACCCTGCCGTACTTCACCTACCACTTTTGTGGAAACACCATCGTAACCAAGTGGTTCCTCAAGAATATCATTCCTGTATACTACCCGCCTGAATCTGACCCTAAGATTATATCAAGGATTTATCACTCAAAGGATGACTGA
- a CDS encoding hypothetical protein (encoded by transcript BEWA_000710A), whose protein sequence is MGSFLVLSHIFIHLVHYIGMYTILLTTKVPGENIILDIRHQVQTEHYNCFIQTRDVITHVSFSLNPFSRAIKVVDGGLTIWEPQEVGEKCSSLTFHTHYDLKVLAYIYIVNGRKINYIHYKYKGGLWSVITIGEYRMILRKILGKRRFDISNPDSLRYFTVQSHTEEQAPAKMYIPLPMYSIIDIQDTGQTIWKAGVEGERATFIVIHGHDGMPRFMHMYIRKDSCFETLYFEKLDTGRWTNLYKDVFFKKMAIYRPYDTRL, encoded by the coding sequence ATGGGTTCTTTTCTAGTCTTATCGCATATTTTTATCCACCTCGTCCACTACATTGGTATGTACACAATTCTCCTAACCACAAAGGTCCCGGGAGAAAACATAATACTCGACATTAGACATCAAGTCCAAACAGAACATTATAACTGCTTCATACAAACTAGGGATGTTATAACCCATGTTTCATTCAGTTTAAACCCATTCTCACGCGCGATAAAGGTGGTAGATGGGGGTCTGACAATTTGGGAGCCTCAGGAAGTTGGAGAGAAATGCTCATCTCTAACATTCCATACGCACTACGATCTCAAAGTCTTGGCATACATTTATATAGTAAACGGCAGGAAAATCAATTACATCCACTACAAATACAAAGGAGGTCTCTGGAGTGTAATTACTATTGGAGAGTATCGCATGATTCTACGTAAAATTCTGGGAAAACGGAGGTTTGACATTAGCAACCCAGATTCCCTTCGCTACTTTACAGTCCAAAGCCATACTGAGGAACAGGCGCCAGCCAAAATGTACATTCCGCTACCAATGTATTCTATTATTGACATTCAAGATACCGGGCAAACCATTTGGAAAGCTGGAGTTGAGGGTGAGAGGGCAACTTTTATAGTAATTCACGGACATGACGGAATGCCAAGGTTTATGCACATGTATATTAGGAAAGATAGCTGCTTTGAAACGCTctactttgaaaaactcGACACTGGCAGATGGACTAACTTGTACAAGGATGTCTTTTTTAAAAAAATGGCAATATACCGACCATACGACACGAGATTATGA
- a CDS encoding hypothetical protein (encoded by transcript BEWA_000770A), with translation MRIITVVCGDDKLENGLSSGNLCEDGEPVQPAEQTLTMQDKTNPLPTDLPLESVSKKEESDTCKQEVPEKEQTRRSVESRDVSVQTEPMSCHTGMYLMQSIYDSDEQTASSGDEWVYPELKTPQRVTIDITEKRMDLYKTIHYECEQNSIRLILPHKDIRVDKVASDGIILSEFSSTEALEYIKAYLNIDGKPELVIVMFTDNGNLRSRNYARKKEEWERNSYNYITMIKDLQFDVSMSCNCLIDVGCAVDNENCTIFDADILGLYTRFFFPKSGHVAREVRYNQQILWTANQGEDGKCISCAIYTYGTTSLLFFRVKVGEGIYYRWFDKVDGSWKEVERFFFFRKKEEMAKNRAETRARWAENGFI, from the exons ATGAGGATTATAACAGTAGT TtgtggagatgataaattGGAGAATGGATTAAGTTCCGGCAATCTTTGTGAAGATGGCGAACCAGTTCAGCCAGCTGAACAGACCCTAACCATGCAAGATAAGACCAACCCTCTGCCCACAGATCTTCCTTTAGAGAGCGTATCcaaaaaagaagaatcAGACACTTGTAAACAAGAAGTTCCTGAAAAGGAACAAACTAGACGGTCTGTAGAATCTAGGGATGTATCCGTTCAAACTGAACCAATGAGCTGCCATACAGGCATGTATCTTATGCAATCTATATATGACTCTGATGAACAAACTGCGAgttctggagatgaatgGGTTTATCCAGAGCTGAAAACGCCCCAAAGAGTAACAATTGACATTACTGAGAAAAGGATGGATCTTTACAAGACGATCCATTACGAATGTGAGCAGAATTCAATCAGGTTAATCCTTCCGCATAAAGATATAAGGGTGGATAAAGTTGCAAGTGATGGAATCATATTAAGTGAGTTCTCTTCCACTGAAGCACTCGAATATATCAAGGCATATCTCAACATTGATGGTAAGCCAGAGCTTGTGATTGTCATGTTTACTGACAACGGTAACTTGCGTAGTAGAAATTACGCTAGAAAAAAGGAGGAATGGGAACGTAACAGCTACAATTACATCACAATGATAAAGGATTTACAGTTTGATGTGTCTATGAGCTGCAATTGTCTCATAGATGTTGGATGTGCAGTAGATAATGAGAATTGCACGATATTTGATGCAGATATTCTTGGACTTTATACACGTTTTTTCTTTCCAAAATCTGGACATGTTGCTAGAGAGGTAAGGTACAATCAACAGATCCTCTGGACGGCAAACCAAggtgaagatggaaaatgtatatCCTGTGCAATTTATACATATGGAACGACGTCTCTGCTATTTTTCAGGGTAAAGGTTGGAGAAGGAATTTACTACCGGTGGTTTGATAAAGTGGATGGATCCTGGAAAGAAGTGGAACgattctttttctttagaaagaaggaagaaatgGCAAAGAATAGAGCTGAAACAAGGGCTAGATGGGCTGAAAATGGATTTATCTAA